A single window of Solea solea chromosome 9, fSolSol10.1, whole genome shotgun sequence DNA harbors:
- the peak3 gene encoding inactive tyrosine-protein kinase PEAK1: MASGSVSREDDLPPALPLKQHRSRSSVEAECVRLSPVELQAQNDAFSDVFIEPTDCHAAQCPIHQRYDPSRHQERFFSDGTPPPVPKKRFLRTLSFPATSASPQCPWSPLSLVQKHPQNYDNPLYMLAPVAGSYFHQCGKEVKTARKSPVPSLSLSQLSFDTSDEHLPQLFDSFDDQTVVSQGIQHCHVLFLRRVVQNMEAGILLQDEATDNHARSYQPQDFLLNEGSQPKQIGNSFYYSLQSPKFPGRLLGLKVHKQTNENPTKHQLSHVNVQNVVAVFTPSNKLKRSVPTTPFKPGCTAANPPDGGSTEYSTDPAISNVTTVESLLDKGITVSVERDLPHATLEDFVQDSSSLQSADCLLWDRQVCVLLLQILMASQHLYNTSATASELRPWEIFLVWSCRERSEGEGFKIGRLKEDMEWEETASKGRTQMLWRTHGSPRVVLNPQSLSLSASHPLPSIKSQIGALLQYCLAPQERLISSLDSDPSPSKSSYQRGLLHLSSLLQNESSSLQIVDMVAMLQVLLWGPSVTLFNAERSVTAAVNSWLIVKRALLVMKLAERGLMGNQAAVDWDDCMCLQYLSSTDPETVVSVTRQLFEDRPTSTGRPSMTVQ; the protein is encoded by the exons ATGGCGTCTGGTTCGGTCAGCAGAGAGGACGACCTGCCACCAGCACTGCCTCTCAAACAGCACAG AAGTCGTTCCAGCGTGGAGGCTGAGTGTGTTAGACTCAGTCCTGTGGAACTCCAGGCTCAAAACGACGCATTCAGTGACGTCTTCATTGAACCTACAGATTGTCATGCAGCCCAGTGCCCGATACACCAGCGCTACG ATCCGTCTCGACACCAGGAGAGATTTTTCTCAGACGGGACACCACCGCCTGTTCCAAAGAAGAGGTTTCTTCGCACCCTCTCTTTTCCTGCCACCAGTGCGTCTCCACAGTGTCCCTGGTCTCCCCTGTCTCTTGTGCAGAAGCACCCTCAGAACTACGACAACCCTCTGTACATGCTGGCACCGGTAGCTGGCAGCTATTTCCATCAATGTGGGAAAGAAGTTAAAACAGCAAGAAAGAGTCCTGTCCCCTCGCTGTCCCTCTCCCAACTGTCTTTTGACACCTCAGACGAACATCTGCCACAACTCTTCGACAGCTTTGATGACCAGACGGTTGTTTCTCAGGGGATTCAGCATTGCCATGTACTCTTCCTGAGAAGGGTGGTGCAGAACATGGAGGCTGGGATCCTGCTGCAAGATGAAGCCACAGACAATCATGCCAGGTCATACCAGCCTCAGGATTTCCTACTGAATGAGGGCAGTCAGCCAAAGCAGATTGGTAACAGTTTCTACTACAGCCTGCAGAGCCCCAAGTTCCCAGGGAGGCTGCTTGGCTTAAAG GTGCACAAGCAGACCAATGAGAATCCAACCAAACACCAGCTGTCACATGTCAATGTGCAAAATGTGGTTGCTGTTTTCACACCCAGCAACAAACTGAAGAGGAGCGTTCCCACGACTCCTTTCAAACCGGGATGCACTGCCGCTAATCCACCAGACGGAGGCAGCACAGAGTATTCTACAGATCCTGCCATCAGCAATGTGACCACAGTGGAGTCTTTACTTGACAAAGGCATCACTGTGAGTGTTGAGAGAGACCTGCCTCATGCCACTCTGGAGGACTTTGTTCAGGACAGCAGCTCCCTGCAGAGTGCAGACTGTTTGCTTTGggacagacaggtgtgtgttttgttgctgcAGATATTAATGGCTTCACAACATTTGTACAACACCAGTGCTACCGCATCTGAGCTCAGACCCTGGGAGATCTTTCTAGTGTGGTCCTGCAGAGAAAGGAGCGAGGGGGAAGGGTTCAAGATCGGCAGATTGAAAGAAGACATGGAGTGGGAAGAGACGGCGAGTAAAGGGAGGACCCAGATGTTATGGAGGACACACGGTTCTCCTCGTGTTGTGTTAAACCCGCAGTCTTTGAGTCTGTCTGCATCTCATCCCCTTCCCTCCATTAAGTCCCAGATTGGGGCCCTGCTTCAATACTGCTTGGCCCCACAAGAGCGCTTGATCTCATCTCTGGACTCAGATCCAAGTCCATCCAAGTCCTCGTACCAAAGAGGTCttcttcacctgtcctcactgctCCAGAATGAGAGCAGCAGTCTCCAGATTGTGGACATGGTGGCCATGCTTCAGGTGCTCCTCTGGGGCCCCAGTGTCACACTCTTTAATGCTGAGAGGTCGGTGACAGCGGCAGTGAACAGCTGGCTGATAGTCAAACGCGCTCTGCTGGTGATGAAGCTGGCAGAGAGAGGGCTGATGGGAAATCAGGCTGCTGTGGACTGGGATGACTGCATGTGCCTGCAGTACCTGTCATCCACAGACCCAGAGACAGTGGTGAGTGTGACCAGACAGCTGTTTGAAGACAGACCTACATCTACAGGACGTCCGTCAATGACTGTCCAGTAG